A genomic segment from uncultured Marinifilum sp. encodes:
- a CDS encoding gliding motility-associated C-terminal domain-containing protein, translated as MKNINNKLQKSFLLLCLALFIPLFAKSASKISFTTSEPDKTINVSLDKTSICKGETICISLSTSETGVEYELNANGNNIESPQNGTGSSINFSFAPAATAIYSITATNISTLESTELLQTVSVTVLEAPKLDLTITASDNEICESLNEPVIISIANSENECTYWLKDSKGKEISMANGNGGQMNFSSVSPDTTTSYFIETRKNTCSSKLQLTNTLNIEVIPLPITNIDLSISEPEICVGEKTIISLDTSEKGVSYQLFNGTYLEGESISGNGSQVSFPEFSPFRSLYYRVIASNNICGTSVHLNKSIRVDVGLQPEEHLHPTIDKHTICEGEEVTVSLTPSDPNVHYQLLANDIPIGEWVEGNSEEIKFEPTSPTSSTVYKIEALGKKCLAAVDIRYTVDVDVHHYPEKDKKILSDRDTICAGEEVSLFVENSQTDILYQLHNGTEFIEPSLLGNGGTIEFPAQIQNNSKTYKVYAHESVCGDPVLINDSKQISVPDLSPLSLETFATPYEICEGESIDIEIPNTLKGISYILQNGDDELSEITSNGNALVFENIIPDQNSNLQIRIGNCKEKLIVAKADYVLQTNPKLQIFTSEVQSGYDGNLAISVTNGKAPYTYIINPGETKVSEKSVLELNGLEAGTYEVLVIDDNACRSSESGEIAEITINEDLQVIVNNALTPNGDGINDNWLIHYNSDLSNPEVYIFNIYGQQIYHSKAYQNDWKGDYKGSILPNGAYYYLIEFESDEIKPIKGSLSILGNY; from the coding sequence ATGAAGAATATTAACAATAAGCTTCAAAAGTCGTTTCTTCTTCTATGCTTAGCACTTTTTATCCCCTTATTTGCTAAGTCGGCTAGTAAAATTAGTTTTACAACTAGTGAACCAGACAAAACAATAAATGTTAGCCTTGATAAAACAAGCATTTGCAAGGGTGAAACAATATGCATTTCTCTCTCTACCAGCGAAACAGGAGTCGAGTATGAATTAAATGCAAACGGTAACAATATTGAATCTCCGCAAAATGGAACAGGATCGTCTATAAACTTTAGCTTTGCTCCTGCTGCCACAGCAATTTATAGTATTACAGCTACAAACATCAGCACATTAGAAAGCACCGAATTACTTCAAACCGTAAGCGTAACAGTTCTCGAAGCACCTAAGCTCGATTTAACTATTACTGCAAGCGATAATGAAATTTGCGAAAGCCTGAATGAACCTGTAATTATCTCTATTGCTAATTCGGAAAATGAATGCACATATTGGTTAAAAGATAGTAAAGGAAAGGAAATTAGTATGGCAAATGGTAATGGCGGACAAATGAATTTTAGCTCTGTTTCGCCAGACACTACCACTTCTTATTTTATAGAAACAAGAAAAAATACTTGCAGCAGCAAATTACAGCTTACAAACACTTTAAATATTGAAGTTATTCCCTTACCAATTACAAATATTGATCTTAGTATTTCGGAACCTGAAATTTGCGTTGGTGAAAAAACAATTATCTCTCTCGATACAAGCGAAAAAGGTGTAAGTTACCAACTTTTTAATGGGACTTACCTGGAAGGAGAATCTATTTCGGGAAACGGTTCGCAAGTATCCTTTCCTGAATTTTCACCCTTTCGTTCTCTTTATTACAGGGTAATAGCAAGCAATAATATTTGTGGTACATCAGTGCATTTAAACAAATCTATTAGGGTAGATGTTGGTTTACAACCTGAAGAGCACTTGCACCCAACCATAGATAAGCACACAATATGCGAGGGAGAAGAGGTTACAGTCTCTCTTACTCCAAGCGATCCTAATGTACATTATCAATTACTTGCTAACGATATTCCTATTGGAGAATGGGTAGAAGGAAATAGTGAGGAAATAAAATTTGAGCCTACCAGTCCAACAAGTTCTACTGTTTATAAAATCGAAGCACTAGGTAAAAAATGCCTAGCTGCAGTTGATATCAGATATACAGTTGATGTAGATGTTCATCATTATCCCGAAAAGGATAAAAAAATACTTAGCGATCGTGATACAATTTGCGCTGGCGAAGAAGTAAGCCTGTTTGTAGAAAATAGCCAGACAGATATTCTATACCAACTGCACAATGGAACAGAATTTATAGAACCAAGTTTACTTGGAAACGGCGGAACCATTGAGTTTCCGGCACAAATACAAAACAATAGCAAAACATATAAAGTGTATGCACACGAATCGGTTTGCGGCGATCCTGTTTTAATAAATGATTCAAAACAAATAAGTGTTCCTGATCTTTCTCCTCTCTCGCTTGAAACTTTTGCAACACCTTATGAAATTTGTGAGGGAGAAAGCATAGATATAGAAATTCCGAATACTTTAAAGGGTATTTCTTACATTTTACAAAATGGCGATGATGAATTATCGGAAATTACCAGCAATGGCAATGCTTTGGTATTCGAAAATATTATTCCCGACCAAAATTCTAATCTGCAAATAAGAATAGGAAATTGTAAAGAAAAACTAATTGTAGCAAAAGCCGATTATGTACTCCAAACAAATCCTAAACTACAAATTTTTACCAGCGAGGTACAATCGGGTTACGATGGTAATTTGGCCATTTCGGTTACCAATGGCAAAGCACCCTATACATATATTATTAATCCTGGGGAAACAAAAGTAAGTGAGAAATCTGTTCTCGAACTAAATGGACTCGAAGCTGGTACATACGAAGTTTTAGTTATTGATGATAATGCATGCCGATCGTCAGAATCGGGAGAAATTGCCGAAATTACTATTAACGAAGATTTACAGGTGATTGTAAACAATGCATTAACACCAAATGGCGATGGAATTAACGACAATTGGCTAATTCATTACAATTCAGATTTAAGCAATCCTGAGGTTTATATTTTTAATATTTATGGACAGCAAATCTATCATTCCAAAGCTTATCAAAACGACTGGAAAGGAGATTATAAGGGTTCTATTTTACCCAATGGCGCTTATTATTATCTCATAGAATTTGAATCGGATGAAATTAAACCCATTAAGGGAAGTTTATCAATTTTAGGAAACTACTAA
- a CDS encoding dCMP deaminase family protein gives MQNSETSDLTVMQDKQDKLDRRYLRMAVVWAENSYCKRRQVGALIVKDKMIISDGYNGTPSGFENVCEDENSKTKPYVLHAEANAITKVAKSGNSSENATLYVTASPCIECAKLIIQAGIVRVVYSEDYHSADGKDLLERAGIELKYICLQEEN, from the coding sequence ATGCAAAATTCAGAAACATCGGACTTAACTGTTATGCAGGACAAACAAGATAAATTAGATAGAAGATATTTGAGAATGGCTGTAGTTTGGGCTGAAAATTCCTATTGTAAAAGAAGGCAAGTTGGGGCTTTAATTGTTAAAGATAAAATGATTATATCCGATGGATATAATGGAACGCCTTCTGGTTTTGAGAATGTATGCGAAGATGAAAATTCAAAAACAAAACCCTATGTACTACATGCCGAAGCAAATGCAATTACAAAAGTTGCTAAGTCGGGCAACAGTAGCGAAAATGCTACACTATACGTTACAGCTTCGCCTTGTATAGAGTGTGCAAAATTAATTATTCAGGCTGGAATTGTGCGTGTTGTATATTCAGAAGATTATCACAGTGCCGATGGTAAAGATTTGCTTGAACGAGCGGGAATAGAATTAAAATATATTTGTTTACAGGAAGAGAATTAA